A window of Deltaproteobacteria bacterium contains these coding sequences:
- the rpsS gene encoding 30S ribosomal protein S19, translating into MEKVNAAGDARQRKVIKTWSRRSMIVPEMVGFTIAVHNGKKFVPVFVTENMVGHKLGEFSPTRTFHGHSGVKKAKVPGAKG; encoded by the coding sequence ATGGAGAAGGTAAACGCGGCTGGCGATGCCAGGCAGCGGAAGGTCATAAAGACCTGGTCAAGGCGTTCCATGATAGTCCCCGAGATGGTGGGTTTCACGATAGCCGTACATAATGGAAAGAAGTTCGTGCCGGTCTTCGTGACCGAGAACATGGTCGGGCACAAGCTCGGGGAGTTCTCCCCGACCCGCACCTTCCACGGCCACTCGGGCGTAAAGAAGGCCAAGGTACCTGGGGCAAAGGGTTAA